One part of the Vitis riparia cultivar Riparia Gloire de Montpellier isolate 1030 chromosome 8, EGFV_Vit.rip_1.0, whole genome shotgun sequence genome encodes these proteins:
- the LOC117920628 gene encoding uncharacterized protein LOC117920628 encodes MEIKIQFCPTIWESDSGERIGQGSFRCASGRASGRFGVSFRIVSRRAQVRVEPRSSARRDALQVRVGARFRSLRGRVEARSGERIGQGTLQVRVEPRSSARRGALQGRVEARSGERIGQGSFRCASSLALMRVATRFRCASGRASGRFGVVSRRAQVSELAKERFRCVEPRSSARRGELQVASG; translated from the exons ATGGAGATCAAGATTCAATTTTGTCCCACTATTTGGGAGTCGGACTCAGGTGAGCGAATTGGCCAAGGAAGCTTCAGGTGCGCGTCGGGGCGCGCTTCAGGTCGCTTCGGGGTAAGCTTCAGGATCGTGTCGAGGCGCGCTCAG GTGCGCGTCGAGCCTCGCTCTAGTGCGCGTCGCGACGCGCTTCAGGTGCGCGTCGGGGCGCGCTTCAGGTCGCTTCGGGGTCGTGTCGAGGCGCGCTCAGGTGAGCGAATTGGCCAAGGAACGCTTCAGGTGCGCGTCGAGCCTCGCTCCAGTGCGCGTCGCGGCGCGCTTCAG GGTCGTGTTGAGGCGCGCTCAGGTGAGCGAATTGGCCAAGGAAGCTTCAGGTGCGCGTCGAGCCTCGCTCTAATGCGCGTTGCGACGCGCTTCAGGTGCGCGTCGGGGCGCGCTTCAGGTCGCTTCGGGGTCGTGTCGAGGCGCGCTCAGGTGAGCGAATTGGCCAAGGAACGCTTCAGGTGCGTCGAGCCTCGCTCCAGTGCGCGTCGCGGCGAGCTTCAGGTCGCTTCGGGGTAA